The Chrysemys picta bellii isolate R12L10 chromosome 12, ASM1138683v2, whole genome shotgun sequence genome has a segment encoding these proteins:
- the LOC135974577 gene encoding uncharacterized protein LOC135974577, with amino-acid sequence MAFSTWASQDDSYVREFTMGMESLASLAECLPQAETDPDKHQKIQGHSKCALENMNAAKKELEALRSKIRELLVKKRELRQLEIQMENHEQMRFCIQVKLDMAENHLDEMMTMLKKARKEEKCSKIMTYITLVLLPVFTLLVSMKFFQEALKVTDTKEFSLSASIVTIICHVSMYMARKAALELHKTISQYKIQVSNYKWEVCICDKEKRETKEKIEYIKASLREKRKIGGEPTELKEEEEELKLKKDIQFVNQLIGKVNALRSYIGDPLRYEHACRNLEEIYQLVWPVVEKGGQESRRFLDTETVKNLVEKLKRVVEELREDMAKAKDRNF; translated from the exons ATGGCTTTTTCAACATGGGCCTCACAAGATGACAGCTATGTACGTGAGTTCACCATGGGGATGGAGTCCCTAGCGTCTCTAGCCGAATGCCTGCCCCAGGCCGAAACAGACCCGGACAAGCATCAGAAGATTCAGGGACACAGTAAATGTGCTTTGGAGAACATGAATGCCGCGAAGAAGGAGTTAGAAGCCCTCAGATCCAAAATCAGGGAACTGCTTGTCAAAAAGAGAGAGCTCAGGCAGTTAGAGATCCAAATGGAAAACCACGAGCAGATGCGCTTTTGCATCCAAGTAAAGCTGGACATGGCCGAGAACCATCTGGACGAGATGATGACAATGCTGAAGAAGGCGAGAAAGGAGGAGAAGTGTAGTAAAATCATGACATATATCACCCTGGTGCTTCTGCCTGTTTTCACTCTCCTAG ttTCGATGAAATTTTTTCAAGAAGCCCTAAAAGTGACCGATACGAAGGAGTTTTCCCTGTCGGCTAGCATTGTAACCATCATTTGCCACGTGTCTATGTACATGGCTCGGAAAGCAGCCTTGGAATTGCACAAAACCATCAGCCAGTACAAAATCCAGGTCTCCAACTACAAATGGGAAGTTTGTATATGTgacaaagagaagagagaaacCAAGGAGAAGATCGAATACATCAAGGCCAGTCTGAGGGAAAAGAGAAAGATTGGTGGTGAACCAACTGagctgaaggaggaggaggaggagctgaaacTGAAAAAAGACATACAATTTGTGAATCAGCTGATTGGGAAAGTCAACGCGCTCAGGTCATACATTGGTGACCCCTTGCGCTATGAACATGCCTGCAGGAATTTGGAGGAGATTTATCAGTTAGTGTGGCCAGTGGTAGAAaagggagggcaggagagcaggagaTTCCTTGACACAGAGACAGTAAAGAACCTGGTCGAGAAGCTAAAACGTGTGGTTGAAGAGCTTAGGGAGGATATGGCCAAGGCTAAAGACAGGAATTTTTAG